The following proteins come from a genomic window of Yinghuangia sp. ASG 101:
- a CDS encoding DNA-directed RNA polymerase subunit beta' — protein MLDVNFFDELRIGLATADDIRTWSHGEVKKPETINYRTLKPEKDGLFCEKIFGPTRDWECYCGKYKRVRFKGIICERCGVEVTRAKVRRERMGHIELAAPVTHIWYFKGVPSRLGYLLDLAPKDLEKVIYFAAYMITYVDEERRQRDLPSLEAKISVERQQIEQRRDASVEERQKKLEADLAELEAEGAKSDVRRKVREGAEREMKQLRDRNQRELDRLDEVWTRFKNLKVQDLEGDEILFREMRDRFGTYFLGSMGAQALQKRLESFDLEAEAEKLREIIRTGKGQKKTRALKRLKVVSAFLQTRNSPTGMVLDCVPVIPPDLRPMVQLDGGRFATSDLNDLYRRVINRNNRLKRLLDLGAPEIIVNNEKRMLQEAVDALFDNGRRGRPVTGPGNRPLKSLSDMLKGKQGRFRQNLLGKRVDYSGRSVIVVGPQLKLHQCGLPKQMALELFKPFVMKRLVDLNHAQNIKSAKRMVERARPVVWDVLEEVIAEHPVLLNRAPTLHRLGIQAFEPQLVEGKAIQIHPLVCTAFNADFDGDQMAVHLPLSAEAQAEARILMLSSNNILKPADGRPVTMPTQDMVLGLFFLTSDRDEMRGAGRQFSSVAEAIMAFDARELDLQARIDLRLPAGTVPPRGWVAPDNGPEGVNWEPGQPLRLTTTLGRALFNELLPLDYPFIDTEVGKKQLSAIVNDLAERYPKVEVAATLDNLKAAGFHWATRSGVTVSISDVVVPPNKAQILEGYEAQADKIQKQYERGLITKTERAQEQIQIWTKATNEVAEAMNANFPKTNPIFMMVDSGARGNMMQMRQIAGMRGLVSNAKNETIPRPIKASFREGLSVLEYFISTHGARKGLADTALRTADSGYLTRRLVDVSQDVIIREEDCGTDRGLSLDIAVRQADGSLRKTNDVETSVYARSLAEDVVVDGKVVAPAGIDLGDVIINQLVAAGVEKVKTRSVLTCESKVGTCAMCYGRSLATGKLVDIGEAVGIIAAQSIGEPGTQLTMRTFHTGGVAGDDITQGLPRVVELFEARTPKGVAPISEAAGRVRIEDTDKTRKVVVVPDDGSEELAYAVSKRVKLTVEEGDPVSVGERLTQGAVNPHDVLRILGQRAVQVHLVAEVQKVYNSQGVSIHDKHIEIIIRQMLRRVTIIESGDAELLPGELVERGRFESENRRVVSEGGTPASGRPQLMGITKASLATESWLSAASFQETTRVLTDAAIHAKSDPLLGLKENVIIGKLIPAGTGMPRYRNIRVEPTEEAKAAMYSMSGYDEADYSAFGTGSGQAVPLEEYDFGGYQG, from the coding sequence GTGCTCGACGTCAACTTCTTCGACGAGCTGCGTATCGGCCTCGCCACCGCCGACGACATCCGCACGTGGTCACACGGCGAGGTCAAGAAGCCGGAAACCATCAACTACCGCACCCTGAAGCCGGAAAAGGACGGGCTCTTCTGCGAGAAGATCTTCGGCCCCACCCGGGACTGGGAGTGCTACTGCGGCAAGTACAAGCGCGTCCGCTTCAAGGGCATCATCTGCGAGCGCTGCGGCGTCGAGGTCACGCGCGCCAAGGTGCGTCGTGAGCGGATGGGCCACATCGAGCTGGCCGCGCCGGTCACCCACATCTGGTACTTCAAGGGCGTGCCGAGCCGCCTCGGCTACCTGCTCGACCTCGCCCCGAAGGACCTGGAGAAGGTCATCTACTTCGCGGCGTACATGATCACGTACGTCGACGAGGAGCGCCGCCAGCGCGACCTGCCGTCGCTCGAGGCCAAGATCTCGGTCGAGCGCCAGCAGATCGAGCAGCGCCGCGACGCCTCGGTCGAGGAGCGCCAGAAGAAGCTCGAAGCCGACCTGGCCGAGCTGGAGGCCGAGGGCGCCAAGTCCGACGTGCGCCGCAAGGTGCGCGAGGGCGCCGAGCGCGAGATGAAGCAGCTGCGCGACCGCAACCAGCGCGAGCTGGACCGTCTCGACGAGGTGTGGACGCGGTTCAAGAACCTCAAGGTGCAGGACCTCGAAGGCGACGAGATCCTGTTCCGCGAGATGCGCGACCGCTTCGGCACGTACTTCCTCGGCAGCATGGGCGCGCAGGCGCTGCAGAAGCGCCTGGAGTCGTTCGACCTCGAGGCCGAGGCCGAGAAGCTCCGCGAGATCATCCGCACCGGCAAGGGCCAGAAGAAGACCCGCGCGCTCAAGCGCCTCAAGGTCGTCTCGGCGTTCCTGCAGACCCGCAACAGCCCGACCGGCATGGTGCTGGACTGCGTCCCGGTCATCCCGCCGGACCTGCGTCCGATGGTGCAGCTGGACGGTGGCCGCTTCGCGACCTCCGACCTGAACGACCTGTACCGCCGCGTCATCAACCGCAACAACCGCCTCAAGCGGCTTCTCGACCTCGGCGCGCCCGAGATCATCGTCAACAACGAGAAGCGCATGCTCCAGGAGGCCGTCGACGCGCTGTTCGACAACGGCCGCCGCGGGCGTCCGGTCACCGGGCCGGGCAACCGTCCGCTCAAGTCGCTGTCCGACATGCTCAAGGGCAAGCAGGGCCGGTTCCGCCAGAACCTGCTCGGCAAGCGCGTCGACTACTCCGGTCGCTCCGTGATCGTCGTCGGCCCGCAGCTCAAGCTGCACCAGTGCGGTCTGCCCAAGCAGATGGCGCTGGAGCTGTTCAAGCCGTTCGTGATGAAGCGCCTGGTCGACCTGAACCACGCGCAGAACATCAAGTCGGCCAAGCGCATGGTCGAGCGCGCCCGCCCGGTCGTGTGGGACGTCCTCGAAGAGGTCATCGCCGAGCACCCGGTGCTGCTCAACCGCGCGCCGACGCTGCACCGCCTCGGCATCCAGGCCTTCGAGCCGCAGCTCGTCGAGGGCAAGGCCATCCAGATCCACCCGCTCGTCTGCACCGCGTTCAACGCGGACTTCGACGGCGACCAGATGGCCGTCCACCTGCCGCTGTCCGCGGAGGCCCAGGCCGAGGCCCGCATCCTCATGCTGTCCTCGAACAACATCCTCAAGCCGGCCGACGGCCGTCCCGTCACCATGCCCACGCAGGACATGGTGCTGGGGTTGTTCTTCCTGACCTCGGACCGCGACGAAATGCGCGGCGCCGGACGCCAGTTCTCCTCGGTCGCCGAGGCCATCATGGCGTTCGACGCCCGGGAGCTGGACCTCCAGGCCAGGATCGACCTGCGCCTGCCGGCCGGCACCGTCCCGCCGCGCGGCTGGGTGGCGCCGGACAACGGCCCCGAGGGCGTGAACTGGGAGCCGGGGCAGCCGCTGCGGCTCACCACCACGCTCGGCCGCGCGCTGTTCAACGAACTCCTGCCGCTGGACTACCCGTTCATCGACACCGAGGTCGGCAAGAAGCAGCTCTCCGCGATCGTCAACGACCTCGCGGAGCGCTACCCCAAGGTCGAGGTCGCCGCGACGCTGGACAACCTCAAGGCCGCGGGCTTCCACTGGGCCACGCGCTCGGGTGTCACGGTGTCGATCTCCGACGTCGTGGTGCCGCCGAACAAGGCGCAGATCCTGGAGGGCTACGAGGCCCAGGCCGACAAGATCCAGAAGCAGTACGAGCGCGGTCTGATCACCAAGACCGAGCGGGCCCAGGAGCAGATCCAGATCTGGACCAAGGCGACCAACGAGGTCGCCGAGGCGATGAACGCGAACTTCCCGAAGACGAACCCCATTTTCATGATGGTCGACTCGGGTGCGCGCGGAAACATGATGCAGATGCGTCAGATCGCCGGTATGCGCGGCCTGGTGTCGAACGCCAAGAACGAGACGATCCCGCGTCCCATCAAGGCGTCGTTCCGCGAGGGCCTGTCCGTGCTGGAGTACTTCATCTCCACGCACGGCGCGCGCAAGGGTCTCGCCGACACCGCCCTGCGTACCGCCGACTCGGGGTACCTGACCCGGCGTCTGGTGGACGTCTCGCAGGACGTGATCATCCGCGAGGAGGACTGCGGCACCGACCGCGGCCTCAGCCTCGACATCGCGGTCCGGCAGGCCGACGGCTCGCTGCGCAAGACCAACGACGTCGAGACCAGCGTGTACGCGCGCAGCCTCGCCGAGGACGTCGTGGTCGACGGCAAGGTCGTGGCCCCCGCGGGCATCGACCTGGGCGACGTCATCATCAACCAGCTCGTCGCCGCCGGCGTCGAGAAGGTGAAGACCCGCTCGGTGCTGACCTGCGAGTCCAAGGTCGGCACCTGCGCGATGTGCTACGGCCGTTCGCTGGCCACCGGCAAGCTCGTCGACATCGGCGAGGCGGTCGGCATCATCGCCGCGCAGTCGATCGGTGAGCCCGGCACCCAGCTGACGATGCGTACCTTCCACACCGGTGGTGTGGCCGGTGACGACATCACGCAGGGTCTGCCGCGTGTCGTCGAGCTGTTCGAGGCCCGTACGCCCAAGGGCGTGGCCCCGATCAGCGAGGCGGCCGGCCGGGTCCGCATCGAGGACACCGACAAGACCCGCAAGGTCGTCGTGGTCCCGGACGACGGCTCGGAGGAGCTGGCGTACGCGGTCTCCAAGCGCGTCAAGCTGACCGTGGAGGAGGGCGACCCCGTCTCGGTCGGCGAGCGGCTGACCCAGGGTGCCGTCAACCCGCACGACGTGCTGCGCATCCTCGGCCAGCGCGCGGTCCAGGTCCACCTGGTCGCCGAGGTCCAGAAGGTCTACAACTCGCAGGGCGTGTCGATCCACGACAAGCACATCGAGATCATCATCCGGCAGATGCTGCGCCGCGTGACGATCATCGAGTCGGGCGACGCCGAGCTGCTGCCGGGCGAGCTGGTCGAGCGCGGCCGGTTCGAGAGCGAGAACCGGCGCGTGGTCTCCGAGGGCGGTACGCCGGCCTCGGGCCGTCCGCAGCTCATGGGCATCACGAAGGCGTCGCTGGCCACGGAGTCGTGGCTGTCGGCGGCTTCCTTCCAGGAGACGACCCGGGTGCTCACCGACGCGGCGATCCACGCCAAGTCGGACCCGCTGCTGGGCCTGAAGGAGAACGTCATCATCGGCAAGCTGATCCCGGCCGGTACGGGCATGCCCCGCTACCGCAACATCCGGGTGGAGCCCACCGAGGAGGCGAAGGCCGCGATGTACTCGATGTCGGGCTACGACGAGGCCGACTACTCGGCCTTCGGCACCGGCTCGGGCCAGGCGGTCCCGCTGGAGGAGTACGACTTCGGCGGCTACCAGGGCTGA
- the nusG gene encoding transcription termination/antitermination protein NusG — MSDPNLFPGETVEETGSLPEQAEDAAVPAPATADPEGADESAAEGDAAEAAEADVVEESPVDTLEEFREALRRAPGEWYVIHSYAGYENRVKANLESRTTSLNMEEFIFQVEVPMEEVIEIKNGQKKTVKRNKFPGYVLVRMDLTNESWGAVRNTPGVTGFVGNAHEPYPLTLDEVAKILAPEEEQAAAGGGAVKAPAEVKVLDFEVGDSVTVIDGPFATLQATINEINADSQKVKGLVEIFGRETPVELSFNQIQKN; from the coding sequence GTGTCAGACCCGAACCTGTTCCCCGGCGAGACCGTCGAGGAGACGGGGTCCCTGCCGGAGCAGGCGGAGGACGCCGCCGTGCCCGCCCCGGCCACCGCCGACCCGGAAGGGGCCGACGAGTCGGCCGCGGAAGGCGACGCCGCAGAGGCTGCCGAGGCTGACGTGGTCGAGGAGTCCCCGGTGGACACTCTCGAGGAGTTCCGCGAGGCCCTGCGCCGCGCACCCGGTGAGTGGTACGTCATCCACTCCTACGCGGGCTACGAGAACCGCGTGAAGGCCAACCTCGAATCGCGCACGACCTCGCTCAACATGGAGGAGTTCATCTTCCAGGTCGAGGTGCCGATGGAAGAGGTCATCGAGATCAAGAACGGTCAGAAGAAGACCGTCAAGCGCAACAAGTTCCCCGGCTACGTGCTGGTCCGCATGGACCTCACCAACGAGTCCTGGGGCGCGGTGCGCAACACTCCCGGTGTCACCGGCTTCGTCGGCAACGCCCACGAGCCGTACCCGCTGACCCTCGACGAGGTCGCCAAGATCCTGGCGCCCGAGGAAGAGCAGGCGGCGGCGGGCGGCGGTGCCGTCAAGGCGCCCGCCGAGGTCAAGGTGCTCGACTTCGAGGTCGGCGACTCGGTCACCGTCATCGACGGCCCCTTCGCGACGCTCCAGGCGACGATCAACGAGATCAACGCCGACTCGCAGAAGGTCAAGGGCCTCGTCGAGATCTTCGGCCGCGAGACCCCCGTCGAGCTGTCGTTCAACCAGATCCAGAAGAACTGA
- the secE gene encoding preprotein translocase subunit SecE produces the protein MTEAHGSTATPEDERSDELGVDETPPGGGNRRRRRAQAEKPDPKKKGIFARLALFYRQVVAELRKVVWPTRNELITYTTVVIVFCLIIIGIVYSLDLGFSRAALEVFG, from the coding sequence GTGACGGAGGCCCACGGCTCCACCGCCACGCCCGAGGATGAGCGCTCGGACGAACTGGGCGTGGACGAGACCCCTCCCGGCGGCGGCAACCGTCGGAGGCGCCGGGCCCAGGCCGAGAAGCCCGACCCGAAGAAGAAGGGCATCTTCGCCCGCCTCGCGCTGTTCTACCGGCAGGTCGTCGCCGAGCTCCGCAAGGTCGTGTGGCCGACGCGCAACGAGTTGATCACGTACACGACCGTCGTGATCGTCTTCTGCCTCATCATCATCGGCATCGTCTACTCGCTGGACCTCGGCTTCTCCAGGGCGGCGCTCGAAGTCTTCGGCTGA
- the rplL gene encoding 50S ribosomal protein L7/L12 yields the protein MAKLSTEELLDTFKEMSLIELADFVKLFEETFDVKAAAPAAVAVPVPGQGGGDAAEAEVKDSFDVILEGAGDKKIQVIKEVRALTSLGLKEAKDLVDGAPKPLLEGVNKETADKAKAALEGAGASVSVK from the coding sequence ATGGCGAAGCTCAGCACCGAAGAGCTGCTCGACACGTTCAAGGAAATGTCCCTCATCGAGCTTGCCGACTTCGTGAAGCTCTTCGAGGAGACCTTCGACGTCAAGGCCGCCGCCCCGGCCGCCGTCGCCGTGCCCGTCCCCGGGCAGGGTGGTGGCGATGCTGCCGAGGCCGAGGTCAAGGACTCGTTCGACGTCATCCTCGAAGGCGCCGGCGACAAGAAGATCCAGGTCATCAAGGAGGTCCGCGCGCTCACGAGCCTGGGCCTGAAGGAAGCCAAGGACCTGGTCGACGGCGCTCCGAAGCCGCTGCTCGAGGGCGTCAACAAGGAGACCGCGGACAAGGCGAAGGCCGCCCTCGAAGGCGCCGGCGCCAGCGTCTCCGTGAAGTAA
- the rplJ gene encoding 50S ribosomal protein L10: MARPDKAAAVAELADKFRSSNAAVLTEYRGLTVAQLKELRRSLGENAQYAVVKNTLTKVAANEAGISELDDLLEGPSAIAFVSGDPVEAAKGLRDFAKANPLLVIKGGVLEGKALGADEIKKLADLESRDVLLAKLAGAMKGSMAKAAATFQAPLTQFARTADALRAKVEQGGAGEPAPAAESAEAAAE, translated from the coding sequence ATGGCGAGGCCCGACAAGGCAGCCGCGGTTGCCGAGCTGGCGGACAAGTTCCGCAGCTCGAACGCCGCCGTGCTGACCGAGTACCGCGGGCTCACCGTGGCGCAGCTCAAGGAGCTCCGCCGCTCCCTCGGTGAGAACGCGCAGTACGCCGTGGTGAAGAACACGCTGACCAAGGTTGCGGCCAACGAGGCGGGCATCAGCGAGCTGGACGACCTGCTTGAGGGTCCGTCCGCGATCGCTTTCGTCTCCGGGGACCCGGTCGAGGCCGCCAAGGGCCTGCGTGACTTCGCCAAGGCGAACCCCCTTCTCGTCATCAAGGGCGGTGTCCTGGAGGGCAAGGCCCTCGGCGCTGACGAGATCAAGAAGCTCGCGGACCTCGAGTCCCGCGACGTGCTGCTCGCCAAGCTGGCGGGTGCCATGAAGGGCTCGATGGCCAAGGCCGCCGCGACCTTCCAGGCCCCGCTCACGCAGTTCGCCCGCACCGCGGACGCACTGCGCGCGAAGGTCGAGCAGGGCGGTGCCGGCGAGCCGGCTCCCGCCGCCGAGTCCGCGGAGGCCGCGGCCGAGTAA
- the rplA gene encoding 50S ribosomal protein L1 — protein MTQRSKTYREGAAQVDRERLYAPLEAVRLAKTTSKTKFDATVEVALRLGVDPRKADQMVRSTVILPHGTGKTARVLVFATGDRAEAAKAAGADIVGADELIDRILKGELLNEIDSVVATPDLMGKVGRLGRVLGPRGLMPNPKTGTVTPDVAKAVNEIKGGKIEFRVDKHSNLHFVIGKTSFSDEQLVENYGAALDEVLRVKPSAAKGRYVKKVAFTTTMGPGIPVDPNRTRNLLVEEDPAAV, from the coding sequence GTGACGCAGCGCAGCAAGACCTACCGCGAGGGCGCCGCCCAGGTGGACCGCGAGCGGCTGTACGCCCCGCTCGAAGCCGTCCGCCTGGCGAAGACGACCTCGAAGACCAAGTTCGACGCGACCGTCGAGGTCGCCCTGCGGCTGGGCGTCGACCCCCGCAAGGCCGACCAGATGGTCCGCAGCACCGTGATCCTCCCGCACGGCACCGGCAAGACCGCCCGGGTCCTGGTCTTCGCGACCGGTGACCGTGCCGAGGCAGCGAAGGCTGCGGGCGCCGACATCGTCGGCGCCGACGAGCTGATCGACCGCATCCTCAAGGGCGAACTGCTCAACGAGATCGACTCGGTCGTGGCCACGCCGGACCTCATGGGCAAGGTCGGCCGCCTCGGCCGCGTGCTCGGTCCGCGCGGCCTGATGCCCAACCCCAAGACGGGCACCGTGACCCCGGACGTCGCCAAGGCGGTCAACGAGATCAAGGGCGGCAAGATCGAGTTCCGCGTCGACAAGCACTCCAACCTGCACTTCGTGATCGGCAAGACGTCGTTCAGCGACGAGCAGCTGGTGGAGAACTACGGCGCGGCGCTGGACGAGGTCCTGCGTGTCAAGCCGTCCGCGGCCAAGGGCCGCTACGTCAAGAAGGTCGCCTTCACGACCACCATGGGCCCCGGCATCCCGGTCGACCCGAACCGCACCCGCAACCTCCTCGTCGAGGAGGACCCGGCCGCGGTCTGA
- the rpoB gene encoding DNA-directed RNA polymerase subunit beta, which produces MAASRNATNATNNGAASTAPLRISFAKIREPLEVPNLLALQTESFDWLLGNSVWKARVEDALASGADVPRKSGLEEIFEEISPIEDFSGSMSLTFRDHRFEPPKNSIEECKERDFTYSAPLFVTAEFTNNETGEIKSQTVFMGDFPLMTNKGTFIINGTERVVVSQLVRSPGVYFDKQIDKTSDKDIFSAKVIPSRGAWLELEIDKRDTVGVRIDRKRKQSVTVLLKALGWTDAQILEEFGEYESMRQTLEKDHTQGQDDALLDIYRKLRPGEPPTREAAQTLLENLYFNPKRYDLAKVGRYKINKKLGVDRPLDAGTLTVEDVIATIKYLVKLHAGEMEMTGLSGQEIVVEADDIDHFGNRRLRNVGELIQNQVRTGLARMERVVRERMTTQDVEAITPQTLINIRPVVASIKEFFGTSQLSQFMDQTNPLSGLTHKRRLSALGPGGLSRERAGFEVRDVHPSHYGRMCPIETPEGPNIGLIGSLASYGRVNAFGFVETPYRKVTGGVVTDDVDYLTADEEDRFVIAQANAPLNDDNTFAEARALVRRRGGEIDYLPGDEIDYMDVSPRQMVSVATAMIPFLEHDDANRALMGSNMMRQAVPLLKAESPLVGTGMEYRAAVDAADVIAAEKDGVVTDVSADYVTVMNDDATYTTYRVQKFMRSNQGTSFNQKVIVDEGARVEAGQVLADGPCTEDGEMALGKNLLVAFMPWEGHNYEDAIILSQRLVQDDVLSSIHIEEHEVDARDTKLGPEEITRDIPNVSEEVLADLDERGIIRIGADVVPGDILVGKVTPKGETELTPEERLLRAIFGEKAREVRDTSLKVPHGEQGKVIGVRVFDREAGDELPPGVNQLVRVYVAQKRKITDGDKLAGRHGNKGVIAKILPVEDMPFLEDGTPVDIILNPLGVPSRMNPGQVLETHLGWVASRGWQVEGDDEEWKGRLRAIGADAAEPGTNVATPVFDGAREEEITGLLDSTIPNRDGIRMIDGSGKARLFDGRSGEPFPHPISVGYMYILKLHHLVDDKLHARSTGPYSMITQQPLGGKAQFGGQRFGEMEVWALEAYGAAYALQELLTIKSDDVLGRVKVYEAIVKGENIPEPGIPESFKVLIKEMQSLCLNVEVLSSDGMSIEMRDTDEDVFRAAEELGIDLSRREPSSVEEV; this is translated from the coding sequence TTGGCCGCCTCGCGCAACGCCACGAACGCTACGAACAACGGCGCCGCCAGTACCGCCCCGCTCCGCATCTCCTTCGCCAAGATTCGCGAGCCTCTTGAGGTACCGAACCTTCTCGCGCTGCAAACCGAGAGCTTCGACTGGCTGCTCGGCAACAGCGTTTGGAAGGCTCGAGTCGAGGATGCGCTCGCCTCCGGAGCAGACGTCCCCAGGAAGTCCGGCCTCGAAGAGATCTTCGAGGAGATCTCCCCGATCGAGGACTTCTCCGGGTCGATGTCGCTCACGTTCCGCGACCACCGCTTCGAGCCGCCGAAGAACTCGATCGAAGAGTGCAAGGAGCGTGACTTCACGTACTCCGCGCCGCTGTTCGTCACGGCGGAGTTCACCAACAACGAGACCGGCGAGATCAAGAGCCAGACGGTCTTCATGGGCGACTTCCCGCTCATGACCAACAAGGGCACGTTCATCATCAACGGCACCGAGCGTGTCGTGGTGTCGCAGCTCGTGCGCTCGCCCGGCGTCTACTTCGACAAGCAGATCGACAAGACGTCCGACAAGGACATCTTCAGCGCCAAGGTCATCCCGTCGCGCGGTGCGTGGCTGGAGCTGGAGATCGACAAGCGCGACACGGTCGGCGTGCGCATCGACCGCAAGCGCAAGCAGTCTGTCACGGTGCTGCTCAAGGCGCTGGGCTGGACCGACGCCCAGATCCTGGAGGAGTTCGGCGAGTACGAGTCGATGCGCCAGACCCTGGAGAAGGACCACACCCAGGGCCAGGACGACGCGCTGCTCGACATCTACCGCAAGCTGCGTCCGGGCGAGCCCCCCACGCGCGAGGCCGCGCAGACGCTGCTGGAGAACCTCTACTTCAACCCGAAGCGGTACGACCTCGCCAAGGTCGGCCGGTACAAGATCAACAAGAAGCTGGGCGTCGACCGCCCGCTCGACGCGGGGACCCTCACCGTCGAGGACGTCATCGCGACGATCAAGTACCTGGTCAAGCTGCACGCGGGCGAGATGGAGATGACCGGCCTGTCCGGTCAGGAGATCGTCGTCGAGGCCGACGACATCGACCACTTCGGCAACCGCCGCCTGCGCAACGTCGGCGAGCTGATCCAGAACCAGGTCCGCACCGGCCTCGCGCGCATGGAGCGCGTCGTCCGCGAGCGCATGACCACGCAGGACGTCGAGGCGATCACGCCGCAGACGCTCATCAACATCCGACCGGTCGTCGCCTCCATCAAGGAGTTCTTCGGCACCAGCCAGCTGTCGCAGTTCATGGACCAGACCAACCCGCTGTCGGGCCTGACCCACAAGCGCCGCCTGTCGGCGCTCGGCCCCGGCGGTCTGTCCCGCGAGCGCGCCGGCTTCGAGGTCCGCGACGTGCACCCGTCGCACTACGGCCGCATGTGCCCGATCGAGACGCCGGAAGGCCCGAACATCGGCCTCATCGGCTCGCTCGCGTCGTACGGCCGCGTCAACGCGTTCGGCTTCGTCGAGACGCCGTACCGCAAGGTCACCGGCGGCGTCGTCACCGACGATGTCGACTACCTGACCGCCGACGAAGAGGACCGCTTCGTCATCGCGCAGGCCAACGCGCCGCTCAACGACGACAACACGTTCGCCGAGGCCCGTGCGCTGGTCCGGCGCCGCGGCGGCGAGATCGACTACCTGCCCGGCGACGAGATCGACTACATGGACGTCTCGCCGCGCCAGATGGTGTCGGTCGCGACCGCGATGATCCCGTTCCTGGAGCACGACGACGCCAATCGCGCGCTCATGGGCTCCAACATGATGCGCCAGGCCGTGCCGCTCCTGAAGGCCGAGTCGCCGCTGGTCGGCACCGGCATGGAGTACCGCGCGGCGGTCGACGCCGCGGACGTCATCGCGGCCGAGAAGGACGGCGTCGTCACCGACGTGTCCGCCGACTACGTGACCGTCATGAACGACGACGCCACGTACACCACGTACCGCGTGCAGAAGTTCATGCGCTCCAACCAGGGCACGAGCTTCAACCAGAAGGTCATCGTCGACGAAGGCGCCCGCGTCGAGGCCGGCCAGGTCCTCGCCGACGGCCCGTGCACCGAAGACGGCGAGATGGCCCTCGGCAAGAACCTCCTCGTGGCGTTCATGCCGTGGGAAGGCCACAACTACGAGGACGCGATCATCCTGTCGCAGCGCCTCGTGCAGGACGACGTCCTGTCCTCGATCCACATCGAGGAGCACGAGGTCGACGCCCGCGACACCAAGCTCGGCCCCGAGGAGATCACCCGGGACATCCCGAACGTCTCCGAGGAGGTCCTGGCCGACCTCGACGAGCGCGGCATCATCCGCATCGGTGCGGACGTCGTGCCCGGCGACATCCTGGTCGGCAAGGTCACCCCCAAGGGCGAGACCGAGCTGACCCCCGAGGAGCGCCTGCTCCGCGCGATCTTCGGCGAGAAGGCGCGCGAGGTCCGCGACACCTCGCTGAAGGTGCCGCACGGTGAGCAGGGCAAGGTCATCGGCGTGCGCGTCTTCGACCGCGAGGCCGGCGACGAACTGCCGCCGGGCGTGAACCAGTTGGTGCGCGTGTACGTCGCCCAGAAGCGCAAGATCACCGACGGCGACAAGCTCGCGGGCCGCCACGGCAACAAGGGCGTCATCGCCAAGATCCTGCCGGTCGAGGACATGCCGTTCCTGGAGGACGGCACCCCGGTCGACATCATCCTCAACCCGCTCGGCGTGCCGTCCCGGATGAACCCGGGCCAGGTCCTCGAGACCCACCTCGGCTGGGTGGCCAGCCGCGGCTGGCAGGTCGAGGGCGACGACGAGGAGTGGAAGGGCCGCCTGCGCGCCATTGGCGCCGACGCGGCGGAGCCCGGCACCAACGTCGCCACCCCGGTCTTCGACGGCGCGCGCGAGGAGGAGATCACCGGCCTCCTCGACTCGACGATCCCGAACCGCGACGGCATCCGCATGATCGACGGGTCCGGCAAGGCGCGGCTGTTCGACGGCCGTTCCGGCGAGCCGTTCCCGCACCCGATCTCGGTCGGCTACATGTACATCCTGAAGCTGCACCACCTGGTCGACGACAAGCTGCACGCGCGCTCGACCGGCCCGTACTCGATGATCACCCAGCAGCCGCTGGGCGGTAAGGCGCAGTTCGGTGGCCAGCGCTTCGGTGAGATGGAGGTGTGGGCGCTGGAGGCGTACGGCGCCGCCTACGCCCTCCAGGAACTGCTGACGATCAAGTCCGACGACGTTCTCGGCCGCGTCAAGGTGTACGAGGCCATCGTCAAGGGCGAGAACATCCCGGAGCCCGGCATCCCCGAGTCCTTCAAGGTGCTCATCAAGGAGATGCAGTCGCTCTGCCTCAACGTGGAGGTGCTCTCCAGCGACGGCATGTCGATCGAGATGCGCGACACCGACGAGGACGTCTTCCGCGCGGCGGAGGAGCTCGGTATCGACCTGTCCCGGCGCGAGCCGAGCAGCGTCGAAGAGGTCTGA
- the rplK gene encoding 50S ribosomal protein L11 produces MPPKKKLAAVIKLQIKAGAATPAPPVGPALGQHGVNIMEFCKAYNAATESQRGDIVPVEISVFEDRSFTFVTKTPPAARLILKAAGVEKGSGEPHKTKVAKITREQVRGIAETKMPDLNANDIDAAEKIIAGTARSMGITVEG; encoded by the coding sequence ATGCCTCCCAAGAAGAAGCTTGCAGCCGTCATCAAGCTGCAGATCAAGGCCGGCGCCGCCACCCCGGCCCCGCCGGTCGGTCCGGCGCTGGGCCAGCACGGCGTCAACATCATGGAGTTCTGCAAGGCCTACAACGCGGCGACCGAGTCGCAGCGCGGCGACATCGTGCCGGTGGAGATCTCGGTCTTCGAGGACCGCTCCTTCACCTTCGTCACGAAGACGCCGCCGGCCGCGCGCCTGATCCTCAAGGCCGCCGGGGTCGAGAAGGGCTCGGGTGAGCCCCACAAGACCAAGGTCGCCAAGATCACCCGCGAGCAGGTCCGCGGCATCGCCGAGACCAAGATGCCGGACCTCAACGCGAACGACATCGACGCCGCCGAGAAGATCATCGCCGGCACCGCCCGCTCGATGGGCATCACCGTCGAGGGCTGA